A genomic window from Corynebacterium fournieri includes:
- the gyrB gene encoding DNA topoisomerase (ATP-hydrolyzing) subunit B has product MAEQQPHYDASSITILEGLEAVRKRPGMYIGSTGVRGLHHLVWEVVDNSVDEAMAGYADRVDVTLLEDGGVEVVDNGRGIPVEMHPSGAPTVQVVMTQLHAGGKFDSESYAVSGGLHGVGISVVNALSTRVEADIKRDGKHWYQKFKMAVPDELVEGGNARGTGTSIRFWPDAEIFETVDFNYDTISRRLQEMAFLNKGLTITLTDQRVTDEELELEAIAEEGDTAAAIDGDSFDDSVETVDASEVDQDGDGDTVEPGDEVAPDVKKKREKKVTFYYPDGLIDYVQHLNKSKTAIHPTIIGFDQKGDGLEAEVAMQWNGSFKESVHTFANTINTHEGGTHEEGFRAALTSLMNRYARDHKLLKDKEPNLTGDDCREGLAAVVSVRVADPQFEGQTKTKLGNTEVKGFVQRAVNENISDWFDANPAEAKAIVNKAVSSSQARQAARKARDLVRRKSATDLGGLPGKLADCRSKDPSKSELFIVEGDSAGGSAKGGRDSMYQAILPLRGKILNVEKARMDRVLKNAEVQAIITALGTGINDEFDIKKLRYHKIVLMADADVDGQHIATLLLTLLFRFMPELVENGHVFLANPPLYKLKWGKGEPGYAFSDRERDAQLAEGLEAGRKINTDDGIQRYKGLGEMNAKELWETTLDPDTRILRKVELEDAQRADELFSILMGDDVAARRSFITRKAKDVRFLDV; this is encoded by the coding sequence GTGGCAGAGCAGCAACCCCATTACGACGCGTCATCGATCACCATCCTCGAAGGCCTCGAGGCGGTGCGCAAGCGCCCGGGCATGTACATCGGCTCGACAGGCGTGCGTGGCCTGCACCACCTGGTGTGGGAGGTCGTGGACAACTCGGTCGATGAGGCGATGGCGGGCTACGCCGACCGCGTCGACGTCACCCTGCTGGAAGACGGCGGCGTGGAGGTCGTGGACAACGGCCGCGGCATCCCGGTGGAGATGCACCCGTCCGGCGCCCCGACAGTGCAGGTGGTGATGACCCAGCTGCACGCCGGCGGCAAGTTCGACTCGGAGTCCTACGCGGTCTCCGGCGGCCTGCACGGCGTGGGCATTTCCGTGGTCAACGCGCTTTCCACCCGCGTCGAGGCGGACATCAAGCGCGACGGCAAGCACTGGTACCAGAAATTCAAGATGGCCGTGCCGGACGAGCTGGTGGAGGGCGGCAACGCCCGCGGCACCGGCACCTCCATCCGCTTCTGGCCGGACGCGGAGATTTTCGAGACCGTCGACTTCAACTACGACACCATCTCGCGTCGCCTGCAGGAAATGGCGTTTTTGAACAAGGGCCTGACCATCACGCTGACGGACCAGCGTGTCACCGACGAGGAGCTCGAGCTCGAGGCCATCGCTGAAGAGGGCGACACGGCAGCAGCAATCGACGGCGACTCGTTCGACGACTCGGTCGAGACCGTCGACGCGTCCGAGGTCGACCAGGACGGCGACGGCGACACGGTGGAGCCGGGCGACGAGGTCGCCCCGGACGTGAAGAAGAAGCGGGAAAAGAAGGTCACCTTCTACTACCCGGACGGCCTGATCGACTACGTGCAGCACCTGAACAAGTCGAAGACGGCGATCCACCCGACCATCATCGGCTTCGACCAGAAGGGCGACGGCCTGGAGGCCGAGGTGGCCATGCAGTGGAACGGCTCCTTCAAGGAGTCCGTGCACACCTTCGCCAACACCATCAACACCCACGAGGGCGGCACCCACGAGGAGGGTTTCCGCGCCGCGCTGACGTCGCTGATGAACCGGTACGCGCGTGACCACAAGCTGCTCAAGGACAAGGAGCCGAATCTCACCGGCGACGACTGCCGCGAGGGCTTGGCCGCCGTCGTGTCCGTGCGCGTGGCCGACCCGCAGTTCGAGGGCCAGACCAAGACGAAGCTGGGCAACACCGAGGTCAAGGGCTTTGTCCAGCGCGCCGTCAACGAGAACATCTCGGACTGGTTCGACGCCAACCCGGCCGAGGCGAAGGCCATTGTGAACAAGGCCGTCTCCTCCTCCCAAGCCCGCCAGGCGGCCCGCAAGGCCCGCGACCTGGTGCGCCGCAAGTCCGCCACCGACCTGGGCGGGCTGCCCGGCAAGCTCGCGGACTGCCGCTCCAAGGACCCGTCCAAGTCCGAGCTGTTCATCGTGGAGGGCGACTCTGCAGGCGGCTCCGCCAAGGGCGGCCGCGACTCCATGTACCAGGCCATTCTGCCGCTGCGTGGCAAGATCCTGAACGTAGAGAAGGCCCGCATGGACCGCGTGCTCAAAAATGCGGAGGTCCAGGCCATCATCACCGCGCTCGGCACAGGCATCAACGACGAGTTCGACATCAAAAAGCTGCGCTACCACAAGATCGTGCTCATGGCCGATGCGGACGTGGACGGCCAGCACATTGCAACTTTGCTGTTGACGCTGCTGTTCCGCTTCATGCCGGAGCTGGTGGAAAACGGCCACGTGTTCCTGGCCAACCCGCCGCTGTACAAGCTGAAGTGGGGCAAGGGCGAGCCGGGCTACGCCTTCTCCGACCGCGAGCGCGACGCTCAGCTGGCGGAGGGCCTGGAGGCTGGCCGCAAGATCAACACCGACGACGGCATCCAGCGCTACAAGGGTCTGGGCGAGATGAACGCCAAGGAGCTGTGGGAAACCACCCTCGACCCGGATACGCGCATCCTGCGCAAGGTGGAGCTCGAGGACGCCCAGCGCGCCGACGAGTTGTTCTCCATCCTGATGGGCGACGACGTGGCCGCGCGCCGCTCCTTTATCACCCGCAAGGCGAAGGATGTCCGCTTCCTGGACGTCTAG
- the dnaA gene encoding chromosomal replication initiator protein DnaA, with the protein MADQHLEDLWRGVVDELLRLSEQATSSVPTLTPAQRAYLRLMKPVVLVDGYALLSAPHQAAKNVVEESLAPHIKALLSSHTGQPYNLAVSVAAPEPEPAQQPAPDPAPEPHAPTNWQPTQSQVEAPQVGEQIPMGLDELAQMHAAQVAGRRREATAHPTVDRRIPREKPAHDPDREASLNPKYTFENFVIGSSNRFANGAAVAVAENPAKAYNPLFIWGGSGLGKTHLLHAAGNYARVLQPGLRIKYVSSEEFTNDYINSVRDDRQESFKRRYRNLDILMVDDIQFLEGKEGTQEEFFHTFNALHQANKQIILSSDRPPKQLNTLEDRLRTRFEGGLITDVQPPDLETRIAILMKKAAADGTQVDHSVLELIASQFESSIRELEGALIRVSAYSSLINEPITMEVAQVALRDILPDEGDVNITAGAIKDAAAEYFQVSLDQLVGAGKTRQVAHARQIAMYLCRELTDLSLPKIGDEFGGKDHTTVMYADRKIRKEMTENRGTYDEIQELTQVVKNRARTRGR; encoded by the coding sequence TTGGCTGACCAACACCTCGAGGACCTGTGGCGCGGCGTCGTCGACGAACTGCTGCGCCTCTCGGAGCAGGCCACCTCGTCCGTGCCTACCCTCACCCCCGCGCAGCGCGCCTACCTGCGGCTGATGAAGCCGGTCGTGCTTGTCGACGGCTACGCGCTCCTTTCCGCACCCCACCAAGCCGCCAAAAATGTCGTCGAGGAGTCCCTGGCTCCCCACATCAAGGCACTGTTGTCCTCCCACACCGGCCAGCCGTACAACCTGGCCGTGTCCGTGGCCGCGCCTGAGCCCGAACCGGCCCAACAGCCAGCACCAGATCCAGCGCCGGAGCCGCACGCGCCCACCAACTGGCAACCCACCCAATCCCAGGTCGAAGCCCCGCAGGTGGGGGAGCAGATCCCGATGGGACTGGACGAGCTGGCGCAGATGCACGCGGCGCAGGTGGCGGGACGCCGTCGAGAAGCAACTGCCCACCCCACAGTGGACCGCCGCATCCCCCGCGAAAAACCCGCGCACGACCCGGACCGCGAAGCCAGCCTGAACCCGAAGTACACCTTTGAAAACTTCGTCATCGGCTCCTCAAACCGCTTCGCCAACGGCGCCGCCGTCGCGGTGGCAGAAAACCCCGCCAAGGCCTACAACCCGCTGTTCATCTGGGGCGGATCCGGCCTGGGCAAAACACACCTGTTGCACGCCGCCGGCAACTACGCGCGCGTGCTGCAGCCGGGCCTGCGCATCAAATACGTCTCCTCCGAAGAATTCACCAACGACTACATCAACTCCGTGCGCGACGACCGGCAGGAATCCTTCAAGCGGCGCTACCGCAACCTAGACATCCTCATGGTCGACGACATCCAGTTCCTCGAAGGCAAAGAAGGCACCCAGGAGGAGTTCTTCCACACCTTCAACGCGCTGCACCAGGCCAACAAGCAGATCATCTTGTCCTCCGACCGGCCGCCGAAGCAGCTGAACACACTGGAAGACCGCCTGCGCACCCGCTTCGAAGGCGGATTGATCACCGACGTGCAGCCGCCGGACCTGGAAACCCGCATCGCAATTCTGATGAAGAAGGCGGCCGCCGACGGCACCCAGGTGGACCACTCCGTGCTGGAGCTCATTGCCTCCCAGTTCGAATCCTCCATCCGCGAGCTCGAAGGCGCGCTGATCCGCGTGTCCGCCTACTCCTCGCTGATCAACGAGCCGATCACCATGGAAGTCGCCCAGGTAGCACTTCGCGACATCCTCCCCGACGAAGGCGACGTGAACATCACCGCCGGGGCCATCAAGGACGCCGCGGCCGAGTACTTCCAGGTCTCCCTCGACCAGCTCGTCGGCGCCGGAAAGACCAGGCAGGTCGCCCACGCGCGCCAGATTGCGATGTATCTGTGCCGCGAGCTGACCGACTTGTCGCTGCCCAAGATCGGCGACGAGTTCGGCGGCAAGGACCACACCACCGTGATGTACGCCGACCGCAAGATCCGCAAGGAAATGACGGAAAACCGCGGCACCTACGACGAGATCCAGGAACTGACCCAGGTGGTGAAGAACCGGGCGCGCACCCGCGGCCGCTAG
- the recF gene encoding DNA replication/repair protein RecF (All proteins in this family for which functions are known are DNA-binding proteins that assist the filamentation of RecA onto DNA for the initiation of recombination or recombinational repair.), whose protein sequence is MHVRELDLRDFRSWPELNLKLEPGVTVFAGRNGHGKTNIVEAVHYSSKLSSHRVSTDAPLIHASADNARVSATTVNEGRALTTHLLIKAHGANQAQINRTRLKSARELLGVLRVVMFSPEDLRFITGEPAERRKFLDDLAALRTPRLGGARADYEKVLRQRNALLKSSNMALRRGYQDADGASALSTLDVWDGQLAALGAQVVAGRLALVDELADRITEAYQSVAPESRPASVAYSSTLDRAVTELAGGPSRDPAVFEAAMLSELGRRRKDEIDRGATLVGPHRDDLTLMLGEQPAKGYASHGETWSYALALHLAEYQLLASEGSDPVLILDDVFAELDAKRRERLVHVASDAEQVLVTAAVGDDLPGNLDDAVAARYSVSMQDGVSAIERSD, encoded by the coding sequence ATGCACGTCCGCGAGCTTGATCTGCGTGATTTCCGCTCGTGGCCCGAGCTGAACCTCAAGCTTGAGCCGGGCGTGACGGTGTTTGCGGGCCGCAACGGCCACGGCAAGACCAACATCGTTGAGGCGGTTCACTACTCGTCGAAGTTGTCGAGCCACCGCGTATCGACGGATGCTCCGCTCATCCACGCCTCCGCGGACAATGCCCGCGTCTCCGCCACCACGGTCAACGAGGGCCGGGCGCTGACGACGCATCTGTTGATCAAGGCGCACGGGGCGAACCAAGCGCAGATCAACCGCACCCGGCTCAAATCCGCCCGGGAGCTGCTCGGAGTGCTGCGGGTGGTCATGTTTTCCCCGGAGGATCTGCGATTCATTACGGGTGAGCCGGCGGAGCGTCGCAAGTTCTTGGACGACCTCGCAGCGCTTCGCACGCCAAGGCTCGGCGGTGCCCGCGCGGATTACGAGAAAGTGCTGCGCCAGAGAAACGCGCTGCTGAAAAGCTCGAACATGGCGTTGCGCCGTGGCTACCAGGACGCAGACGGCGCCAGCGCGCTTTCCACTCTGGATGTGTGGGACGGCCAGCTCGCGGCGCTCGGCGCGCAGGTGGTGGCGGGGCGCTTGGCGCTCGTCGATGAGTTGGCGGACCGCATCACCGAGGCCTACCAGTCCGTCGCCCCGGAGTCGCGCCCCGCGTCGGTGGCGTACAGCTCCACGCTGGACCGCGCGGTGACGGAGCTCGCCGGCGGGCCCTCGCGCGACCCGGCGGTGTTCGAGGCCGCCATGCTCTCCGAGCTGGGCCGGCGCCGCAAGGACGAGATCGACCGGGGCGCGACCCTGGTGGGGCCCCACCGCGACGATTTAACGCTCATGCTCGGCGAACAGCCCGCGAAGGGCTACGCCTCCCACGGCGAAACCTGGTCCTACGCGTTGGCGCTGCACCTGGCCGAATACCAATTGTTGGCCAGCGAGGGTTCGGACCCGGTGCTCATCCTCGACGACGTCTTCGCCGAGCTGGACGCCAAGCGCCGCGAACGCCTCGTGCACGTCGCCTCCGACGCCGAGCAGGTCCTGGTCACCGCCGCGGTGGGCGACGATCTGCCCGGCAACCTCGACGACGCCGTGGCCGCGCGCTACAGCGTGAGCATGCAAGACGGGGTGAGTGCCATTGAGCGATCTGATTAA
- the dnaN gene encoding DNA polymerase III subunit beta → MDNNVSFRVHKDELADAAAWVARSLPTKSTQPVLRAVVITADDNGLEFAGFDYEVSTNVRIGAEVNEPGRVAVAGKLLADIVGTMPNDAIEVSTDSKVMTLKARSSRFELPLIALDDYPQVPQLPEVTGRISPAALTGAVTQVASAAGRDDTLPMLTGIHVEIDGENVTLTATDRFRLAQRHLTWEPASADVKADLLIPAKTLLDNARTLDTSIDDPVELAAGAADNIGGEGLFGLHAGNRETTTRMLDADFPNVAPLLPKTHTAMASVEVAPLLESIRRVSLVADRNAQLRMHFTEGEVTLFSSGADSGAAQETLPAAFTGVDELLIAFNAGYLRDGLSVIGTDRVVFGFTEASRPAIMIPQPEEMPERGEDGAFPTPDTHFTYLLMPVRLPG, encoded by the coding sequence ATGGACAACAATGTGTCGTTTCGCGTCCACAAGGACGAACTCGCCGACGCCGCGGCGTGGGTTGCCCGCAGCCTGCCCACGAAGTCCACGCAGCCGGTGCTTCGCGCGGTTGTAATTACCGCCGACGACAACGGCCTGGAGTTCGCGGGCTTCGACTACGAGGTTTCCACCAACGTGCGCATCGGCGCCGAGGTCAACGAGCCGGGTCGCGTGGCCGTGGCCGGCAAGCTCCTGGCGGACATCGTGGGCACGATGCCGAACGACGCAATCGAGGTCAGCACTGACTCCAAGGTGATGACGCTCAAGGCGCGCTCCTCCCGCTTCGAGCTGCCGTTGATTGCCCTGGACGATTACCCGCAGGTGCCGCAGCTGCCTGAGGTCACCGGCCGGATCTCTCCGGCGGCGCTGACGGGTGCGGTGACCCAGGTGGCATCCGCTGCCGGCCGCGACGACACGCTGCCGATGCTCACCGGCATCCACGTGGAGATCGACGGGGAAAATGTCACTCTTACCGCCACGGACCGTTTCCGTCTGGCGCAGCGCCACCTGACGTGGGAGCCGGCGAGCGCGGACGTGAAGGCGGATCTGCTCATCCCGGCGAAGACGCTGCTGGATAACGCGAGGACGCTGGATACCAGCATCGACGACCCGGTGGAGTTGGCTGCGGGCGCGGCCGACAACATCGGCGGCGAAGGCCTGTTCGGCCTGCACGCTGGCAACCGCGAGACCACCACGCGCATGCTGGATGCCGACTTTCCCAACGTCGCTCCGCTGCTGCCGAAGACACACACCGCGATGGCGTCGGTGGAGGTCGCGCCGCTGTTGGAGTCCATCCGTCGCGTCAGCCTGGTCGCGGACCGCAACGCGCAGCTGCGCATGCACTTCACCGAGGGCGAGGTGACGCTGTTTTCCTCCGGCGCGGATTCCGGTGCGGCGCAGGAAACGCTGCCGGCGGCGTTTACGGGCGTCGATGAGCTGCTCATCGCGTTCAACGCGGGCTATCTTCGCGACGGCCTGTCGGTGATCGGCACCGACCGCGTCGTGTTCGGGTTCACGGAGGCTTCCCGCCCGGCGATCATGATCCCGCAGCCGGAGGAGATGCCGGAGCGCGGCGAGGACGGCGCGTTCCCTACCCCGGACACCCACTTCACCTACCTGCTCATGCCGGTGCGCCTGCCGGGCTAG
- a CDS encoding DUF6918 family protein: MTDLSQLLDAAKRPQVVQEITSLVDDTVSRQSGLTGMALKSAVAAGKKADADAVSKGVNKFLPQIVEELNPHWSAYQESGEQGFGQFLAGREDDVVKSMLDAGDKQADSMPGPVKKVYSTLRGKAAKIVGPSLPQLGEIVERFA; this comes from the coding sequence ATGACTGATCTTTCCCAGCTGCTCGACGCAGCCAAGCGCCCCCAGGTCGTCCAGGAGATCACCTCCCTTGTCGACGACACCGTCTCCCGCCAGTCCGGCCTGACCGGCATGGCGCTCAAATCCGCCGTCGCCGCGGGCAAGAAGGCCGACGCGGATGCCGTTTCCAAGGGCGTGAACAAGTTCCTGCCGCAGATTGTGGAGGAGCTTAACCCCCACTGGTCCGCGTACCAGGAATCCGGTGAGCAGGGCTTCGGCCAGTTTTTGGCGGGCCGTGAGGATGACGTCGTCAAGTCCATGCTCGACGCCGGCGACAAGCAGGCCGATTCCATGCCCGGCCCGGTGAAGAAGGTCTACTCCACGCTGCGCGGCAAGGCCGCGAAGATCGTCGGCCCGTCGCTGCCGCAGCTCGGCGAGATCGTGGAGCGTTTTGCTTAG
- a CDS encoding DciA family protein, protein MSDLIKRSFDTVRDTARRRGGRLPDLSHQGSSAVPRRNTPSLHDGPQAAITVPGIEVPEGRRKADVRGIPTGLDGRALPRSYKVSSFSSLLGSEIRKRDWTEKMAHGWVMGHWGELVGEKIAQHTRVEMIKNNEVHVSCDSTAWATQMKYMQREVLAAIAAKVGPDVVTKLHVYGPKTKSWRYGPLHVKGRGPRDTYG, encoded by the coding sequence TTGAGCGATCTGATTAAGCGCAGCTTCGACACCGTCCGCGACACCGCGCGCCGCCGCGGCGGCCGCCTGCCGGACCTGTCGCACCAGGGCAGCTCCGCCGTCCCGCGACGCAACACACCGTCGCTTCACGACGGACCACAGGCCGCCATCACGGTTCCGGGAATTGAGGTGCCGGAGGGACGTCGTAAAGCAGATGTCCGCGGCATCCCCACAGGACTCGACGGGCGCGCACTGCCGCGCAGCTACAAAGTGTCGTCATTCAGCAGCCTTCTGGGCAGCGAAATACGCAAACGCGACTGGACCGAGAAGATGGCGCACGGGTGGGTGATGGGCCACTGGGGCGAGCTGGTGGGCGAGAAGATCGCGCAGCACACGCGGGTGGAGATGATCAAGAACAACGAAGTGCACGTCAGCTGCGACTCCACCGCCTGGGCCACACAGATGAAGTACATGCAGCGCGAGGTGCTCGCAGCGATCGCGGCGAAGGTCGGGCCGGACGTAGTGACCAAGCTGCACGTGTACGGGCCGAAGACGAAGAGCTGGCGTTACGGGCCGCTGCATGTCAAAGGCCGCGGCCCCCGCGACACCTACGGGTAA